A genomic window from Nitrospinaceae bacterium includes:
- the miaB gene encoding tRNA (N6-isopentenyl adenosine(37)-C2)-methylthiotransferase MiaB: MSKRFTIFTYGCQMNRYDTETITGYLAQEGYEPSDDPALADLILLNTCSIRDRAEQKVFSQLGRLRKLKIKNPDLKIGVCGCFATRDGASIASKGAGVDLVFGTQNISKLPELLGSLEAGLVCDTAPVEPDFTELAPIQRQDGLSAYVSIARGCDNYCSFCVVPHTRGPEWSKPSNLIVDESEAAVREGFREINLLGQNVNSYGKKIENELSFGGLLRRLDRIDGLKRLRFMTSHPQDCDENMIDAMAECESVCEHLHLPVQSGGNDVLRRMERGYTVEEYLSKVAMFKDRVPGGTLTSDVIIGFPGESEKDFEGTLEVMKEARFDNIYMFKYSPRPGTPAESMEGQLPEEVASDRFQTAHQLQREISESLHRELEGSIVEVMVEGPLAEKPRKQVEDAPFVEPLLQISVPKRFVGRSRGNHRVQFHVEGPAPRGGELVDVTVLRSSINNLGGVALPVGVAMEETAT, translated from the coding sequence TTGAGCAAGCGGTTTACGATTTTTACATATGGCTGCCAGATGAATCGCTACGATACCGAAACGATTACCGGGTATCTGGCACAGGAAGGCTATGAGCCCAGTGACGATCCGGCTCTTGCCGATCTGATTCTTCTCAATACCTGCTCGATAAGAGACCGCGCCGAGCAGAAGGTGTTCAGCCAACTGGGTCGCCTCCGAAAGCTCAAGATTAAAAATCCTGATTTGAAGATTGGGGTATGTGGATGCTTCGCCACTCGTGATGGCGCCAGTATTGCTTCAAAGGGCGCTGGTGTTGACTTGGTATTTGGCACACAAAATATCTCGAAGCTTCCTGAACTTCTAGGCAGCCTTGAGGCGGGGCTCGTATGCGACACGGCGCCGGTCGAACCCGATTTTACGGAACTGGCTCCAATACAAAGGCAAGATGGTTTAAGCGCCTATGTAAGCATCGCGCGCGGGTGCGATAATTATTGCTCGTTCTGTGTTGTTCCCCACACTCGGGGGCCGGAATGGAGCAAGCCAAGCAATTTGATTGTCGATGAGTCCGAGGCTGCTGTCCGAGAAGGGTTCAGGGAAATTAACCTTCTAGGACAGAACGTGAATTCTTATGGAAAAAAAATAGAAAATGAACTCTCCTTTGGGGGCCTGCTTCGGCGGCTTGATCGTATTGACGGACTAAAGCGTCTGCGCTTCATGACGTCGCACCCCCAGGACTGTGATGAAAATATGATTGACGCGATGGCCGAGTGTGAATCCGTGTGCGAGCACTTGCATCTGCCCGTTCAGTCCGGTGGAAATGATGTACTTCGTCGAATGGAGCGGGGCTACACGGTCGAGGAATATCTCTCGAAAGTCGCTATGTTCAAAGACCGGGTGCCGGGGGGCACTCTCACTTCGGATGTCATCATCGGCTTTCCAGGTGAGAGTGAAAAGGATTTTGAGGGAACACTTGAGGTCATGAAAGAGGCGCGATTCGATAATATCTACATGTTCAAGTATTCGCCGCGCCCGGGGACCCCAGCCGAATCGATGGAAGGACAGTTGCCGGAGGAGGTGGCATCAGATCGTTTTCAGACGGCCCATCAATTGCAGCGCGAGATTTCCGAATCTCTTCATCGTGAATTAGAGGGCTCAATTGTTGAGGTGATGGTTGAGGGTCCTCTCGCCGAGAAACCGCGTAAACAGGTCGAAGACGCCCCTTTCGTGGAGCCTCTTCTGCAGATTTCGGTCCCCAAAAGGTTTGTGGGTCGCAGTCGGGGCAATCATCGGGTACAATTTCATGTAGAGGGGCCTGCCCCTCGTGGTGGAGAATTAGTGGATGTAACAGTGCTCCGGAGTAGTATTAACAATCTCGGAGGGGTG